In the genome of Ignavibacteriales bacterium, one region contains:
- a CDS encoding PhoH family protein, whose protein sequence is MTATEKKIILENVDMLSLLGMNDSNLKLVEDKFNASITVRGEAVTIKGVIEEIDSIEKVFKEMSYVLNTSGRLQQKDVETILDLTMQGKEIVAEKEIDSIILYTKSDAIKAKTSGQLNYLQTARRNDICFAIGPAGTGKTYLAVALAVAALKNGIVNKIVLARPAVEAGESLGFLPGDFREKIDPYLRPLYDALDDMMPSEKLKGYIEKRIVEIVPLAYMRGRTLNNAYVILDEAQNASAVQMKMFLTRLGANSRAIITGDVTQIDLPSKTQSGLIQAKDILTGIEGVGFVYFEKSDVVRHKLVKDIINAYEKYEK, encoded by the coding sequence ATGACAGCGACAGAGAAAAAAATAATTTTAGAGAATGTTGATATGCTATCCCTGCTGGGGATGAACGATTCAAACCTTAAACTGGTTGAAGATAAATTTAACGCTTCAATTACGGTTCGCGGAGAAGCTGTAACAATCAAAGGTGTGATCGAAGAAATTGATTCCATCGAAAAAGTATTTAAAGAAATGTCCTATGTACTGAATACAAGCGGCAGACTGCAGCAAAAGGATGTTGAAACGATTCTTGATCTTACTATGCAGGGAAAAGAGATTGTTGCCGAAAAAGAAATTGATTCGATAATTCTTTATACTAAAAGTGATGCGATCAAAGCGAAAACGTCTGGTCAGTTAAATTATTTGCAGACTGCCAGAAGGAACGATATCTGTTTTGCGATTGGTCCGGCTGGTACAGGAAAAACTTACCTTGCCGTTGCATTAGCCGTAGCTGCATTAAAAAACGGAATTGTAAATAAAATAGTACTTGCGCGACCCGCTGTTGAAGCTGGTGAAAGCCTTGGGTTTCTGCCAGGTGATTTCAGGGAGAAGATTGATCCATATCTCAGACCCTTGTATGACGCACTCGATGATATGATGCCTTCAGAAAAGTTGAAAGGTTATATTGAAAAAAGAATCGTCGAAATTGTTCCTCTTGCTTACATGCGCGGAAGAACACTTAATAATGCCTATGTGATTCTTGATGAAGCACAAAACGCTTCCGCTGTACAAATGAAGATGTTCTTAACAAGGTTAGGAGCTAATTCAAGAGCTATTATTACAGGTGACGTAACACAGATTGACCTGCCTTCAAAAACACAAAGTGGGCTGATACAAGCCAAAGATATTCTGACTGGAATTGAAGGTGTGGGATTTGTCTACTTCGAAAAATCAGATGTGGTGAGACATAAACTTGTTAAGGATATAATAAACGCTTACGAAAAGTACGAGAAGTAA
- a CDS encoding LysM peptidoglycan-binding domain-containing protein, translating to MKLSRYLIGLLSLIVLLSTNLLAQEEMTVEEWEAEMSRLKSQKDALTTEIANLKGEVDNLKSTLAGMMSYEDCMNELYALVGATKTDVDNFRKAVSELEGKIRRKEGPKADRQKDLNALKMNKISALPEFFDKVHNQMQKSLDNWVEEVQDISYTVVKGDHLWGIARKKEHYGNGFAWPVIYKANRDQIKNPDLIYPKQTFKIPKLTEEEKAKYEKLRQNYKPAPVQ from the coding sequence ATGAAACTAAGTAGGTATTTAATTGGATTACTTTCACTCATTGTTCTTCTCTCAACCAATTTGTTGGCTCAGGAAGAAATGACAGTGGAAGAATGGGAAGCTGAAATGTCCCGCCTCAAATCACAAAAAGATGCTTTAACAACTGAGATAGCAAATCTAAAAGGCGAAGTTGATAATTTAAAATCTACATTAGCAGGAATGATGAGCTATGAAGATTGTATGAATGAGTTATATGCATTAGTTGGCGCAACAAAAACTGATGTCGATAACTTCAGAAAAGCAGTGAGTGAATTAGAGGGAAAGATCAGAAGAAAAGAAGGTCCTAAAGCTGACAGGCAGAAAGACCTCAATGCTCTTAAAATGAATAAGATAAGTGCACTTCCTGAGTTTTTCGATAAAGTACACAACCAGATGCAAAAATCTCTTGATAACTGGGTAGAAGAAGTACAGGATATTTCTTACACAGTTGTTAAAGGTGATCACCTCTGGGGTATTGCCCGTAAAAAAGAACATTACGGAAACGGTTTTGCATGGCCTGTAATTTATAAAGCGAATCGCGATCAGATAAAAAATCCTGATTTGATTTATCCAAAACAGACATTCAAAATTCCAAAGCTTACTGAAGAAGAAAAAGCTAAATACGAAAAACTTCGTCAGAACTACAAACCAGCTCCTGTTCAATAA